One window from the genome of Garra rufa chromosome 1, GarRuf1.0, whole genome shotgun sequence encodes:
- the tmem205 gene encoding transmembrane protein 205, which translates to MATEGDPTHFVKVLHLLVISFTWGMQVWVSFIAGFVLVTQVSMHTFGLVQSKLFPFYFYCLLGGNAVSLAIYAVYHPRELLDWHEGIQMTLFFVAVIMAALNAQWFGPSVTENMQVMQEIEKEHGLGNQVGMRSNKEGYTKLREQDPKYKEHRATFYRYHGLSSLCNLIGFFSITINLIYLALHLGSI; encoded by the exons ATGGCTACCGAGGGAGACCCAACTCACTTTGTGAAAGTGCTTCACCTTCTAGTGATTTCCTTCACCTGGGGAATGCAGGTGTGGGTGTCTTTCATAGCAG GTTTCGTGCTGGTCACCCAGGTATCCATGCACACATTTGGCCTTGTGCAAAGTAAATTATTCCCATTTTATTTCTACTGTCTGCTGGGTGGTAATGCAGTTAGTCTGGCCATATATGCTGTGTACCACCCTAGAGAACTGCTGGACTGGCATGAGGGCATACAG atgacTCTGTTCTTTGTGGCCGTGATCATGGCCGCTCTGAACGCGCAGTGGTTTGGTCCGTCTGTGACTGAGAATATGCAGGTCATGCAGGAGATTGAGAAGGAGCACGGTCTGGGGAATCAGGTGGGTATGCGCTCCAATAAGGAAGGATACACCAAACTACGTGAACAGGACCCGAAATACAAGGAGCACAGGGCCACCTTTTACCGCTATCATGGTCTGTCCAGCCTCTGCAATCTCATAGGCTTTTTCTCCATTACCATCAATCTCATTTACCTGGCCCTCCATTTGGGATCTATATGA
- the elof1 gene encoding transcription elongation factor 1 homolog, giving the protein MGRRKSKRKPPPKKKMTGNLDTQFTCPFCNHEKSCDVKMERSRNTGIISCTVCLEEFQTPITYLSEPVDVYSDWIDACEAANQ; this is encoded by the exons ATGGGACGCAGAAAGTCAAAGAGAAAACCCCCTCCCAAGAAAAAGATGACAGGAAATTTGGACACCCAGTTTACCTGCCCTTTCTGTAACCATGAGAAATCATGCGACGTTAAGAT GGAACGAAGTCGAAATACGGGGATAATATCATGTACTGTGTGTCTAGAGGAATTCCAGACTCCGATAACCT ATCTCTCAGAGCCGGTGGACGTGTACAGTGATTGGATAGACGCTTGTGAAGCGGCCAATCAGTAG